The following is a genomic window from bacterium.
GTCGCAGGGTCATCGGGGTCGCGCTCCAGGCGCAGAACGATCCGCGTGGCACCCGCCTGCAACGCCTCGCGCACCATGGCCGACGTGGCCGCCGCCGCCTGGTCGATGTCGCCGGTGGCCGTCGTGGCGAAGGGGCCGACCTCCGGTTGGAGTCCCGCATCGGCGAAAGCCGCCACGGCCGCCTCCACGTGCGGGCCGGGAGTGCCTTCCTTGAAGGGCTCGACGAAGAACTCGATGTGAATGATGTCCACGACGCCACCGACTTCCTGAACCTCGGGCACGCGCGCGTTGACGCTGTGCACGTCCTGGCCAACACTAGGCGAGCGATACACCGACAGGAGGATGCCCGGGATGCGCCAAGACGACCTCAAGAACCTGCGCATCGACATCGACCGACTGGTCGGCCGTCTCGAAGCGCTCAGCCAGATCGGCGACACCGGAGACGGCGGGAACTGCCGGCTCGCGTTGACCGACGAGGACCGCGACGGGCGGGACCTGGTGGTGGGTTGGATGCAAGATCTCGGCCTGTCGGTCACGGTGGACACCGTCGGCAACGTGGTGGCCGTCTATCCCGGCGAGACGGAGGGGCCGCCGGTCATAACCGGCAGCCACATCGACACCGTGCGCACCGGCGGGCGTTACGACGGCAACCTGGGTGTGCTCGCCGGC
Proteins encoded in this region:
- a CDS encoding thiamine-binding protein, whose translation is MDIIHIEFFVEPFKEGTPGPHVEAAVAAFADAGLQPEVGPFATTATGDIDQAAAATSAMVREALQAGATRIVLRLERDPDDPATGGTDAA